A segment of the Halococcus saccharolyticus DSM 5350 genome:
GTCCTGATTCTCACTCGACGGCTGGGTACGGAACGACGTCGACCGACTCGTCAGGTTCGATCGCGGTTTCGGTGAGAACGAATCCGTCGGCGAGCGTCGCCCGTGTGCTCGCGGCAACAAGGCCCGGTTTGAACTGATCCTCGTAGAGCGGAAGCGACGAATCGACGTGACCGAGCGCCGTCGCTCGCCCGTCCGCCACGACAACCGGGACCGCGTACTCCCGGTCGGCGTCGGGCATTCCGACGTGGTGTTCGGGAGTGGCCGTGACAGTCGAAAGATCGGTTTTCCCAGTGAACAGCGGACGGGCAACGAGCACGGCCGCGATGTGAGCCGCGATCGGTTTTCCAGGAAGTGCGACGACGGGAGTTCCATCCACCACAGCGGCCGTCACAGGGCGACCGGGCCGGAGGCGAACGCCGGCGAACAGCGGGTCGTGATCGGCGAGGACACTCGAAACGTGATCCGCTATTCCAACGCTCGTCCCGCCAGTCGTGAGGACGACGTCGTGGTTCGCGGTCGCGTCCTCGATCGTCTCTCGAACCGCGGCGGGATCGTCGGGCACGGTTCGTGGGTCCGTCGGGATGTGCCCCCAAGACCGGACGAGATTGGCGAGGAACGCCGAATCGCGGTCGGGCTGTCGGCCCTCGTAGATCTCGGTGCCGGTCGCGACGATGCCGACCGCAAACCGCTCGCGGACCGGAAGGGTGTCGATACCGACATCACGGAGGAGCGCCGCGTGTCGCGGCGCGAGTCGATCGCCCGCGGCGAACAGCCGCTCGTCCGCTTCGGCGGTGGTGCCTCGACGGTGGACGTTCGTTCCGGCGGCGAGGTCCCAGGTCGTGAGCTGCCCGTCCGCGACGGTCGCGTTCTCGCGTTTCAACACCGCGTCGGCCCGGGATGGCAGCGGCGCACCGGTAGCGATCCGTACCGCGGTTCCGGAGCCGATGTCGGGTGG
Coding sequences within it:
- a CDS encoding molybdopterin molybdotransferase MoeA → MSDRELVARSVAIERITEARSTALADVATVSVELDALAGRVLAENVHAPRDVPPHDYATMDGYAAAAADEPPLDVVDEIAPEDEPPDIGSGTAVRIATGAPLPSRADAVLKRENATVADGQLTTWDLAAGTNVHRRGTTAEADERLFAAGDRLAPRHAALLRDVGIDTLPVRERFAVGIVATGTEIYEGRQPDRDSAFLANLVRSWGHIPTDPRTVPDDPAAVRETIEDATANHDVVLTTGGTSVGIADHVSSVLADHDPLFAGVRLRPGRPVTAAVVDGTPVVALPGKPIAAHIAAVLVARPLFTGKTDLSTVTATPEHHVGMPDADREYAVPVVVADGRATALGHVDSSLPLYEDQFKPGLVAASTRATLADGFVLTETAIEPDESVDVVPYPAVE